In a genomic window of Erigeron canadensis isolate Cc75 chromosome 5, C_canadensis_v1, whole genome shotgun sequence:
- the LOC122600308 gene encoding transcription initiation factor TFIID subunit 11-like, giving the protein MNQSKDPFEVAAEEHEESPPDSPVAHESTEAQTAAAPITVGSHGADTNNVVRSITSQKTTIKSASTSAGAKAGKNKEDDDEEEEEHMDVELNKLPSSSDPSKMAKMQSILSQFTEEQMSRYESFRRSGFQKSVMKRLLGSITGSNKISMPMTIVVSGIAKIFVGELVETAKVVMTERKETGPIRPCHIREAHRRLKLEGKVPKRSMQRLFR; this is encoded by the exons ATGAACCAATCCAAGGATCCTTTTGAAGTAGCGGCAGAGGAACACGAGGAATCACCGCCTGATTCTCCAGTTGCTCATGAATCGACCGAAGCTCAGACTGCAGCGGCGCCAATCACTGTTGGTTCTCATGGAGCTGATACAAACAATGTTGTTCGTTCTATAACCTCGCAAAAAACAACTATAAAGTCAGCATCCACATCAGCAGGCGCCAAAGCTGGAAAGAACAAGGAAGATGATGACGAGGAAGAAGAGGAGCATATGGATGTTGAACTTAATAAATTACCTTCATCGAGTGATCCATCCAAGATGGCCAAGATGCA GTCTATTCTGTCCCAGTTTACCGAGGAACAAATGAGTAGATATGAATCATTTCGACGGTCTGGATTTCAGAAGTCTGTCATGAAAAGa TTATTAGGCAGCATCACTGGAAGCAATAAAATTTCGATGCCCATGACTATTGTGGTGTCTGGAATTGCAAAGATTTTTGTCGGGGAACTCGTTGAAACAG CCAAGGTAGTGATGACAGAGAGAAAAGAGACAGGACCAATCAGACCTTGTCACATACGCGAAGCACACAGAAGGCTCAAACTAGAAGGCAAGGTACCAAAAAGGTCGATGCAGAGGCTCTTTCGATAG
- the LOC122600473 gene encoding uncharacterized protein LOC122600473, translated as MESKRQIIDSLTSHISLYNSQLPNSSPLSNPNPNPRSSILKWFKSLTVDQRQSYLTIVDKSFTQLLIQLQLKVKNNGCGLFIILPDIPSSNPNIPSFCYRKSGGLLLRKHENSVTQMAVRESLRLFDSKEGEKVEALCCCLDSVTVSKEFIENVDRFVEIMDDISNGEFLRGEESVLVMGSLDWVELNWLKAKGYYSVEAFVANKLELALRLAWLHSNIGKKRGVKSKEKSACANAGVAQNVFWRKKGCVDWWMKLDDVTKRNVFRGVLGKAARALTHDILYGRSTGMEDELHTTSGRDRRSLRYNDPRSRQASINILKGKDVESGSTLFIPLPNNLSSIAHKLNQLLVVCEISSTLLAFEHGQFDEESLFFSSLGSLSTISDRLLRRLRGLLMVVSLDFTKLELLEDLSSTKSVKKPKSKSKSVSGKKGKSRDVKNPIPIQKSLDSNSTSDKPAKVERDTLNIQINDLKSDAPSTPAEMEHDNGIINGTVQRTSKKSKRARKKHKKDGISNQVKNIDSHTASAKSSLSTDDHKLVSEIFDNKIVSNGISMVENLVEANDVSPDTLPMVENGHIIESQHIDSIEPEHIKEVDTHSLVFSKENKEQNPVVVHDVGPVSFAGNPPYEWHGASPQLSFVNPHLPATTDRLHLDVGHNWQNHFHQSGFVHTVGLCTHDNHWVGEDDFAVSGMDYSQYFGGGVMYWDSSDHPVAGATFSRPPSLSSDDSSWALREADMNQTVDDMVAFSSSYSTNGLTSPSAASFCTPFDPLGYVIPSEVAGKMADLSDENIPGSLATFPGDIEAKTGDLFPYPILRPIIIPSISRDRSREFKRNYEHRSPCVPPSRREEPRIKRPPSPVVLCVPPVPDSRKQRAFPTVRSGSSSPRHWGVKGWFHDGISFEEACVRVDGSEVVWPSWRKKSLSARQLTQNLPGALLQDRLIAISQLTRDQEHPDLAIPLQSRELHDCSTRLASLPVMHSLLNDEIDSFCKQVAGVNLSRKPYINWAVKRVTRSLQVLWPRSRTNIFGSNATGLSLPTSDVDLVVCLPPVRNLEPIKEAGILEGRNGIKETCLQHAARYLANQEWVKNDSLKIVENTAIPIIMLIVEVPSDIVVSVDQENCSQNDTSVQTIRIDISFKAPSHTGLQTTELVKELTEQFPASTPLALVLKQFLADRSLDQSYSGGLSSYCLILLITRFLQHEHHYGKPINQNFGCLLMDFFYFFGNVFDPRQMRISVQGSGVYINRERGYSIDPIYIDDPLFPANNVGRNCFRIHQCIKAFADAYTTLEDQLDKCDSTNESISLKLLPLIIPSIAPL; from the exons ATGGAATCAAAAAGACAAATAATTGATTCTTTAACTTCACATATTTCACTTTACAATTCCCAATTACCAAATTCATCACCTTTATCAAACCCCAATCCAAACCCTAGATCCTCAATTTTAAAATGGTTTAAATCACTCACAGTTGATCAAAGACAATCTTATTTAACAATTGTTGATAAGTCTTTTACACAATTATTGATTCAATTGCAATTGAAAGTCAAAAATAATGGATGTGGTTTGTTTATCATACTTCCTGATATTCCATCGTCGAACCCGAACATACCCAGTTTCTGTTACCGGAAATCTGGAGGGTTATTGTTGAGAAAGCACGAAAATTCGGTGACCCAGATGGCTGTTAGGGAATCTTTGAGGTTGTTTGATTCAAAAGAAGGTGAAAAGGTTGAAGCTTTATGTTGTTGTTTGGATTCGGTTACGGTTAGTAAAGAGTTTATTGAAAATGTGGATAGATTTGTTGAGATAATGGACGATATTTCGAATGGGGAGTTTTTGAGAGGTGAAGAGAGTGTGTTGGTGATGGGATCATTGGATTGGGTTGAATTGAATTGGTTGAAAGCAAAAGGCTATTATAGTGTCGAGGCGTTTGTTGCGAATAAGTTGGAGTTGGCTTTGAGGTTGGCTTGGTTGCATTCGAATATCGGGAAGAAGAGAGGAGTGAAGTCAAAAGAGAAGTCTGCTTGTGCAAACGCAGGTGTGGCGCAAAATGTGTTTTGGAGAAAGAAAGGGTGTGTGGATTGGTGGATGAAGTTGGATGATGTCACAAAAAGGAATGTTTTCAGGGGAGTACTGGGAAAAGCCGCTAGAGCTTTG ACTCATGACATTTTGTATGGAAGAAGCACTGGTATGGAGGACGAGTTGCATACCACTAGTGGGAGAGATAGACGATCCTTGAGATACAACGACCCTAGGTCGCGCCAAGCGAGCATCAATATTCTTAAAGGGAAAGATGTAGAATCAGGGTCAACTCTTTTTATTCCTCTGCCTAATAATTTATCTTCAATAGCCCATAAATTGAATCAGCTTTTAGTTgtttgtgagatttcatcaacGTTACTAGCATTTGAGCATGGCCAATTTGATGAGGAGTCACTTTTCTTTAGCTCACTGGGGTCTCTTAGTACTATTTCTGATCGCTTATTAAGGAGATTGCGGGGTTTACTCATGGTTGTTTCTCTTGATTTCACGAAACTTGAACTTCTTGAAGATCTAAGTTCAACCAAGTCTGTAAAGAAACCAAAATCGAAATCAAAATCTGTTTCTGGTAAGAAGGGGAAGTCACGTGATGTAAAAAACCCGATTCCTATTCAAAAATCACTTGACAGTAATTCCACTTCAGACAAGCCAGCCAAG GTTGAGAGAGATACGTTGAATATTCAAATAAACGATCTCAAAAGTGATGCTCCGTCGACACCAGCCGAAATG GAACATGACAATGGTATCATCAATGGAACAGTGCAAAGAACCTCAAAGAAGAGTAAGAGAGCaagaaagaaacataaaaagGATGGCATAAGCAATCAAGTAAAAAATATCGATTCCCATACTGCTTCTGCAAAATCCAGTTTGTCAACTGATGATCACAAATTGGTATCCGAGATTTTTGACAACAAAATAGTTTCCAATGGTATAAGCATGGTTGAAAATCTAGTAGAAGCTAATGATGTGTCACCTGATACCTTACCTATGGTTGAAAATGGTCATATCATTGAAAGTCAACATATTGACTCTATCGAGCCTGAGCATATAAAGGAAGTAGATACACACTCTTTAGTTTTTAGCAAGGAAAATAAAGAACAAAATCCGGTAGTTGTTCATGATGTTGGACCCGTGAGCTTTGCGGGAAACCCACCATACGAGTGGCATGGTGCATCACCCCAATTATCATTTGTAAACCCACACCTCCCCGCCACTACAGATAGATTACATCTAGATGTTGGTCACAACTGGCAAAATCATTTTCACCAGTCGGGCTTTGTACACACAGTTGGGCTTTGTACACATGATAATCATTGGGTTGGTGAAGACGATTTTGCAGTTTCAGGAATGGATTATAGTCAATATTTTGGTGGCGGTGTGATGTATTGGGATTCTTCTGATCACCCTGTGGCTGGTGCCACCTTTTCTCGCCCACCCTCTCTTAGCTCAGATGACAGCTCATGGGCTTTGCGGGAAGCAGATATGAACCAAACCGTTGATGACATGGTCGCGTTTTCATCCTCGTATAGTACAAATGGGCTGACATCACCGTCCGCCGCATCATTTTGCACGCCTTTTGATCCACTTGGCTATGTTATACCCAGTGAGGTAGCTGGTAAAATGGCTGACTTATCCGATGAGAACATTCCTGGCTCTTTAGCAACTTTCCCAGGTGATATCGAAGCAAAGACTGGAGATTTATTCCCGTATCCCATTTTACGACCTATTATAATTCCCAGTATCTCACGGGATCGGTCACGGGAATTCAAACGTAATTATGAACACAGAAGCCCATGCGTTCCTCCTAGCAGACGGGAAGAACCTCGAATTAAGAGACCACCATCACCTGTTGTGCTTTGTGTTCCACCTGTTCCCGATTCCAGAAAGCAACGAGCCTTTCCCACTGTTCGATCGGGTAGCTCGAGTCCACGGCATTGGGGCGTCAAAGGTTGGTTTCATGATGGGATTAGTTTTGAGGAGGCATGTGTTAGAGTTGATGGTAGTGAAGTTGTTTGGCCTTCATGGAGAAAAAAAAGTCTTTCAGCTCGTCAGTTGACTCAAAACTTACCTGGAGCGTTGTTGCAGGATCGTCTCATTGCTATATCACAGCTAACGCGTGATCAGGAACATCCTGATTTGGCGATCCCTCTTCAATCACGTGAATTGCATGATTGTTCTACTCGGCTAGCATCTCTTCCCGTCATGCACAGTTTACTAAACGATGAAATTGACTCGTTTTGTAAACAGGTGGCTGGGGTCAACTTGAGTAGAAAACCGTATATCAACTGGGCGGTAAAAAGGGTCACACGCTCTCTTCAGGTGTTATGGCCACGGTCCCGAACAAACATTTTCGGTTCAAATGCAACGGGCTTATCCCTTCCAACAAGTGATGTTGATCTTGTGGTTTGCCTTCCTCCTGTTCGAAACTTGGAACCTATAAAAGAAGCAGGAATCTTGGAAGGGCGGAATGGAATCAAAGAAACTTGTCTTCAACATGCTGCTCGATATCTAGCTAATCAAGAATGGGTAAAGAACGATTCCTTAAAAATTGTTGAAAATACCGCTATACCCATTATCATGCTCATTGTGGAAGTTCCTTCAGATATTGTTGTTTCTGTTGACCAAGAAAACTGTTCACAAAACGATACCAGTGTGCAAACAATTCGGATTGACATTAGTTTTAAAGCCCCATCACACACTGGATTACAAACTACAGAACTCGTTAAGGAGCTCACTGAACAATTTCCTGCATCTACCCCTCTCGCTTTAGTGTTAAAACAGTTTTTAGCTGATCGTAGTCTGGACCAATCTTATTCGGGTGGTCTGAGTTCctattgtttaattttgttgataaCACGTTTTCTTCAACATGAACATCATTATGGGAAGCCGATTAATCAAAATTTCGGATGTCTTTTAATGgattttttctacttttttggGAATGTCTTTGATCCACGCCAGATGCGGATTTCGGTTCAGGGTAGTGGTGTGTATATAAATCGAGAGAGAGGGTATAGTATAGATCCGATTTATATTGATGATCCTTTGTTTCCTGCAAATAATGTTGGGAGAAATTGCTTTAGAATACATCAGTGTATAAAGGCGTTTGCAGATGCTTATACTACTTTGGAGGATCAACTTGATAAATGTGATTCGACTAATGAATCGATATCATTGAAGCTACTCCCCCTAATTATTCCCAGTATTGCTCCTTTATAG
- the LOC122602359 gene encoding SPX domain-containing protein 3, whose protein sequence is MKFGKRLKQHVQETLPGWRDMYLNYKDLKKLVRLISSSLEYGRSEAEFVYHLNNEIEKFNAFFMEQEEDFIIRHKELQQRLKGVNESEPLSQEEYEEEMAKIRKDIVDFHGEMVLLVNYSNINYTGMAKILKKYDKQTGGLLRWPFIQKVLEQPFFTTELISKLVKECEATIDELFPTVVVEEEMQEAAIMMAREGIFRNTVAALMIMKEIRKGSSTQSHFSLPTLNLPDTELIRSCQLNSSVTII, encoded by the exons ATGAAATTTGGCAAGAGACTAAAACAACATGTTCAAGAAACGTTGCCCGGGTGGCGCGATATGTACTTGAATTACAAGGACTTGAAGAAGCTCGTGAGGTTGATTTCCTCGTCATTGGAGTATGGAAGATCCGAAGCTGAGTTTGTTTACCATTTGAacaatgaaattgaaaagtttaaTGCATTTTTCATGGAGCAAGAAGAGGATTTCATTATTCGTCATAAG GAGTTGCAACAAAGACTAAAGGGGGTGAATGAGAGTGAACCATTATCACAAGAAGAATATGAAGAAGAGATGGCCAAGATAAGAAAAGATATTGTTGACTTTCATGGTGAAATGGTGCTTTTAGTCAACTACAGCAACATAAATTATACtg GAATGGCAAAGATTTTGAAGAAATATGACAAACAAACTGGGGGATTATTGCGGTGGCCATTCATCCAAAAAGTTTTAGAGCAACCTTTCTTCACAACCGAGCTCATTTCAAAGCTTGTGAAAGAATGTGAAGCCACCATCGACGAGCTTTTTCCTACGGTAGTGGTGGAAGAGGAGATGCAAGAGGCAGCAATCATGATGGCGCGAGAAGGAATTTTTAGGAACACCGTTGCAGCATTGATGATCATGAAAGAGATACGAAAAGGGAGTTCGACTCAGAGTCATTTTTCTCTCCCAACTCTAAATTTACCTGATACTGAGCTTATTCGGTCATGTCAACTCAACTCATCCGTCACAATCATTTAA
- the LOC122601980 gene encoding uncharacterized protein LOC122601980 translates to MFSVVRPPSTMTSMVLPNLYITNRNIWKPTNYKLTFSHLATKYRTICCTNTSSWDPPPPVTYALKDDSTKGEFLTSSTTLFETLDSDQTKTAESLTTDTKRVTKVGYIRWPLWLMGPSILLATGMVPTLWLPVSSIFLGPNIASLLSLTGLDCVFNLGASLFLLMADACSRPKDVTLEPCYSQAPFNYRFWNMVATVSGLIVPLTMLFGSHNGLFQPQLPTISFAILLGPYLLLLAVQMLTEMLTWHWESPVWLVTPIVYETYRVLQLMRGLKLGSELGAPAWTVHTIRGLVCWWVLVLGVQVMRVAWYAGFTAHLHKNESLSSSEMGAVSG, encoded by the coding sequence ATGTTTTCTGTTGTACGGCCGCCATCTACAATGACATCAATGGTTCTTCCAAATCTGTACATCACAAACCGCAATATCTGGAAACCCACTAACTACAAGTTAACATTTTCCCATTTAGCCACAAAATATCGTACTATTTGCTGCACAAATACGTCTTCGTGGGACCCACCACCACCTGTTACATATGCCCTAAAAGATGATAGCACCAAAGGCGAGTTTTTGACTAGTTCTACCACCTTATTTGAAACCCTCGATTCTGATCAAACTAAAACAGCCGAGTCTTTGACAACAGATACCAAAAGGGTCACAAAAGTTGGATACATTAGATGGCCTCTTTGGCTAATGGGCCCGTCTATTCTTCTGGCCACGGGAATGGTCCCCACCCTTTGGTTACCAGTTTCTTCCATCTTTTTAGGACCAAACATAGCCAGCCTTTTGTCATTGACCGGACTTGACTGCGTATTCAACCTGGGTGCATCGTTGTTCCTGCTCATGGCAGACGCATGCTCACGTCCAAAGGATGTCACCCTAGAGCCATGTTATAGTCAAGCCCCTTTCAACTACAGGTTCTGGAACATGGTTGCAACTGTATCCGGTCTTATCGTTCCTTTAACAATGTTGTTTGGTTCTCATAACGGACTTTTTCAACCTCAACTCCCAACAATTTCCTTTGCAATTCTTTTGGGCCCCTATCTTTTGCTTCTTGCAGTACAAATGCTAACTGAGATGCTGACGTGGCACTGGGAGTCACCTGTTTGGCTTGTGACTCCCATTGTGTATGAAACATACCGTGTTTTGCAGTTGATGAGAGGTTTGAAGCTTGGTTCTGAGCTTGGGGCACCTGCCTGGACGGTTCATACAATTAGGGGTCTGGTGTGCTGGTGGGTGCTTGTTCTTGGGGTGCAGGTCATGAGGGTTGCTTGGTATGCAGGATTCACCGCTCACCTTCATAAAAACGAGTCATTGAGTTCTAGTGAAATGGGAGCTGTTTCGGGTTGA
- the LOC122599226 gene encoding elongation factor 1-alpha-like isoform X10, producing MDEEKTRINIVVIGHYNSGKSTTTGHLLYKLGEIDKLVIERYEKEAAEMDKSSFKYAWVLDKLKEERKRGITIDISLSKVETTRYICTVTDAPGHRDYIKNMITGTSPADCAILIIDATFPAYEYGMTLGQTRDHTLLAFTLGVKQMICCCNKMDATSPKYSQSRFHYIVKQLTPFFWKVGYNSDNISFVPISGFEGENMTERSPNLQWYTGPTLLEAINQINEPKRPSDKPLRLPVLDVYKIGGIGTVPVGRVATGVIKPGMEVTFGPIDLTTEVKSVQFHNKELPEALPGDFVGFNVQNVAAKDLKRGYVASNSKDDPAKCAASFTSHVIVMNHPGKIKKGYAPLLCCHTSHTAVKFAELLTKIDRRTFEELEAEPKFLKNGDAGMVKMVPIKPLVVETFSEYPPLGRFVVRDVRQTVAVGVIKSVDKRDATG from the exons ATGGATGAAGAAAAGACTCGTATCAACATTGTGGTCATTGGACACTATAATTCTGGGAAGTCAACGACCACAGGTCACTTGCTCTACAAGCTCGGTGAAATAGACAAGTTAGTGATTGAAAGGTATGAGAAAGAGGCTGCTGAGATGGACAAAAGCTCATTCAAATATGCTTGGGTGTTGGACAAGCTCAAGGAAGAGCGTAAACGTGGGATCACTATTGACATTTCTTTGTCAAAGGTTGAGACCACTCGCTATATATGCACTGTCACTGATGCCCCTGGGCATCGTGACTATATTAAGAACATGATCACTGGAACCTCCCCGGCTGACTGCGCGATTCTCATTATTGACGCTACTTTTCCTGCTTATGAATATGGAATGACCCTTGGACAGACACGTGATCACACTTTGCTTGCATTTACACTTGGTGTCAAGCAGATGATTTGCTGCTGCAACAAG ATGGATGCTACTTCACCCAAATACTCGCAATCTAGGTTCCATTATATTGTCAAACAATTGACTCCCTTCTTTTGGAAAGTTGGATATAACTCTGATAACATCTCGTTTGTCCCAATTTCTGGTTTTGAGGGCGAGAACATGACCGAGAGGTCACCTAACCTTCAGTGGTACACGGGTCCAACTCTACTTGAAGCCATTAACCAGATCAATGAGCCAAAAAGACCATCTGACAAGCCTCTTCGCCTTCCCGTACTTGATGTCTATAAGATTGGTGGCATTGGAACTGTGCCAGTGGGACGTGTTGCAACTGGTGTGATCAAGCCAGGTATGGAGGTCacttttggcccaattgatttGACAACTGAAGTCAAATCTGTACAGTTTCACAACAAAGAACTGCCTGAGGCATTGCCAGGAGACTTTGTTGGTTTCAACGTTCAGAATGTTGCTGCTAAGGATCTTAAGCGTGGGTATGTTGCTTCAAACTCTAAGGATGACCCTGCAAAGTGTGCTGCTAGTTTTACATCTCATGTAATCGTCATGAACCACCctggtaaaattaaaaaagggtATGCACCATTGCTATGTTGCCATACTTCTCACACTGCTGTTAAGTTTGCTGAACTTTTGACCAAGATTGACCGGAGGACTTTTGAGGAGCTTGAGGCGGAACCCAAGTTCTTAAAAAATGGTGATGCTGGAATGGTGAAGATGGTTCCAATAAAGCCGCTGGTGGTTGAGACTTTCTCCGAGTATCCTCCATTGGGTCGGTTTGTTGTAAGGGACGTGAGGCAGACTGTTGCTGTGGGCGTGATCAAGAGCGTGGATAAGAGGGATGCAACTGGGTGA